A genomic stretch from Pirellulales bacterium includes:
- the gcvT gene encoding glycine cleavage system aminomethyltransferase GcvT, whose protein sequence is MSAASLHRTPLYDWHVAHGGRMVDFAGWEMPVQYASIVDEHRATRSAVGLFDISHMGRLLVDGPDAGAFLDRLVTRRILDMTPGQVRYALVCNADGGVLDDVLVYQVTLPDGGLSGYGLVVNAGNRDKIVGWIAQQRGDADLTVTDATHEYAMIAVQGPRAIEMLDELAECELTAMRYYYGNMTTLCGCRVFFSRTGYTGEDGGEIICDAGSATLIWEELIARAAKLGGGPVGLAARDTLRLEAGMPLYGHELSETINPVQAGLDFAVNLRNREFVGRDAIARLQRDESLPVRVGLQLDGKRAAREGATILRGDEPVGQVTSGTFSPTFERPIAMGYVKPAAAAPGTMLEVDVRGTRHKAQVAPLPFYQRGK, encoded by the coding sequence ATGTCCGCTGCTTCCCTTCATCGCACGCCGCTCTACGACTGGCACGTCGCCCACGGCGGGCGGATGGTCGACTTCGCCGGTTGGGAGATGCCCGTCCAGTACGCGTCGATCGTCGACGAGCACCGTGCGACCCGCTCGGCCGTCGGGTTGTTCGACATCTCGCATATGGGCCGACTGCTGGTGGACGGCCCCGACGCGGGCGCCTTTCTCGATCGGCTCGTCACGCGACGGATTCTCGACATGACCCCGGGGCAGGTCCGTTACGCCCTGGTCTGCAACGCCGACGGCGGGGTGCTCGACGACGTACTCGTCTACCAAGTGACCCTCCCCGACGGGGGGCTCTCCGGCTACGGACTGGTCGTCAACGCCGGCAATCGCGACAAGATCGTCGGCTGGATCGCCCAACAGCGCGGCGACGCCGACCTCACGGTCACCGACGCGACGCATGAGTACGCGATGATCGCCGTGCAAGGCCCGCGGGCGATCGAGATGCTCGACGAGCTGGCCGAATGTGAGCTGACCGCCATGCGGTATTATTACGGCAACATGACCACCCTGTGCGGCTGCCGGGTCTTCTTCAGCCGCACCGGCTACACCGGCGAGGACGGCGGCGAGATCATCTGCGACGCGGGGTCCGCCACGCTGATCTGGGAAGAACTGATCGCTCGCGCCGCGAAGCTCGGCGGGGGCCCCGTGGGGCTCGCGGCTCGCGACACGCTGCGGCTCGAAGCCGGCATGCCGCTGTACGGGCACGAACTGTCCGAGACGATCAACCCCGTGCAGGCGGGACTCGACTTCGCCGTCAATCTGCGCAACCGGGAGTTCGTCGGCCGCGATGCGATCGCCCGCCTGCAGCGCGACGAATCGCTGCCGGTGCGCGTCGGGCTGCAACTCGACGGCAAGCGCGCCGCGCGCGAGGGTGCGACGATACTCCGCGGCGACGAGCCGGTCGGCCAGGTGACCAGCGGCACGTTCTCCCCCACGTTCGAGCGACCGATCGCGATGGGCTACGTCAAACCCGCCGCCGCCGCCCCGGGAACGATGCTCGAAGTCGACGTCCGCGGTACTCGCCACAAAGCTCAAGTCGCCCCCCTGCCCTTCTACCAGCGCGGCAAGTAG
- the gcvH gene encoding glycine cleavage system protein GcvH, producing the protein MKPEELKFAKTHEWVAVGADGVATVGISAFAVEALTDLVFMELPVVGRQVAPEEAFCEVESVKAVSDVYAPVAGEVVEVNASLPDTLEILGSDPYGAGWIAKIKMTDPAAADRLLDYAAYQKQCEEEG; encoded by the coding sequence TTGAAACCCGAAGAACTGAAATTCGCCAAGACGCACGAGTGGGTCGCCGTGGGGGCCGACGGGGTGGCCACGGTGGGGATTTCGGCCTTTGCCGTCGAGGCCCTCACCGATTTGGTGTTTATGGAGCTTCCCGTCGTCGGTCGACAGGTAGCCCCCGAAGAGGCCTTCTGCGAGGTTGAATCGGTCAAGGCGGTGAGCGACGTCTACGCCCCCGTCGCCGGCGAGGTGGTCGAGGTGAACGCCTCTCTGCCCGACACTCTGGAAATCCTCGGCAGCGACCCGTACGGCGCCGGCTGGATCGCCAAGATCAAAATGACCGACCCCGCCGCTGCGGACCGCCTGCTCGACTACGCCGCGTATCAGAAGCAGTGCGAGGAAGAAGGCTGA
- the gcvPA gene encoding aminomethyl-transferring glycine dehydrogenase subunit GcvPA, translating into MPYLYNTPEDHREMLAAIGADSIDDLFAPIPDELQLGRDLQLPPAMCELELDQHLRELASRNQHAGAAVCFLGGGSYDHFVPAVCDVIGSRSEFYTSYTPYQAEASQGNLQAMFEYQSLITRLTGMEVSNSSLYDGASAAAEAVLMALHAGGKRRKIVAPTTLHPEYRQTIATYLEFIDAELVTLPCPAGVIDADALAAAVDGETAAVILQQPNFFGCVEDADRVAAGAKAAGALLVSVFDPISLGLLKRPGDYGANIAVAEGHTLGTPMSYGGPYLGIMACDQALVRRMPGRIVGETTDRRGKKCFVLTLQTREQHIRRDKATSNVCSNQALFAVRAAVYLSYMGPQGLRETAELCLHKSRYLAERLCENDRFSLAFEAPTFKEFVIRDAENNVAGLLQHAREQGILAGLPLGRWYPELDDCLLVAVTEKRTKAEMDQLASAISSTTVGAAAASM; encoded by the coding sequence ATGCCTTACCTTTACAACACCCCCGAGGATCATCGCGAGATGCTCGCTGCGATCGGAGCCGACTCGATCGACGACCTGTTCGCGCCGATCCCCGACGAGCTGCAACTGGGGCGCGACCTTCAGCTCCCCCCCGCGATGTGCGAGTTGGAGCTCGACCAGCACTTGCGCGAGCTGGCCTCCCGCAATCAGCACGCCGGCGCCGCGGTCTGCTTCCTCGGCGGCGGGAGCTACGACCACTTCGTCCCCGCGGTGTGCGACGTCATCGGCTCGCGGAGCGAGTTCTACACCTCGTACACCCCCTACCAGGCCGAGGCGAGCCAAGGCAACCTGCAGGCGATGTTCGAGTACCAGTCGCTCATCACGCGACTGACCGGCATGGAGGTGTCCAACAGCTCGCTCTACGACGGCGCCAGCGCCGCGGCCGAGGCGGTGCTCATGGCGCTGCACGCCGGGGGAAAGCGACGCAAGATCGTCGCCCCGACGACGCTTCATCCTGAGTATCGGCAGACGATCGCGACCTATCTGGAGTTCATCGACGCGGAGCTCGTGACGCTCCCCTGCCCCGCGGGGGTGATCGACGCCGACGCCTTGGCCGCGGCGGTCGACGGCGAGACGGCTGCGGTGATTCTGCAGCAACCGAACTTTTTCGGCTGCGTCGAGGACGCGGACCGCGTGGCCGCGGGCGCCAAGGCCGCGGGCGCCCTGCTCGTTAGCGTGTTCGATCCGATCTCGCTGGGGCTCCTCAAGCGCCCTGGCGACTACGGCGCCAACATCGCGGTCGCCGAGGGGCACACGCTCGGCACCCCGATGTCGTACGGCGGACCCTATCTGGGGATCATGGCGTGCGACCAGGCGCTGGTGCGCCGCATGCCGGGTCGGATCGTCGGCGAGACGACCGACCGCCGCGGCAAGAAATGCTTCGTCCTCACCCTGCAAACCCGCGAACAACACATCCGACGCGACAAGGCCACGAGCAACGTCTGTTCGAACCAAGCCCTGTTCGCCGTCCGCGCGGCGGTGTACCTCTCGTACATGGGCCCGCAGGGCCTGCGCGAGACGGCCGAGCTGTGCCTCCACAAATCGCGTTACCTCGCCGAGCGGCTTTGCGAGAACGACCGGTTCTCGCTGGCATTCGAGGCGCCGACGTTCAAGGAGTTCGTCATTCGCGACGCCGAGAACAACGTAGCGGGCCTTCTTCAGCACGCCCGCGAGCAAGGAATCCTCGCCGGCTTGCCGCTGGGCCGGTGGTACCCGGAGTTGGACGATTGCTTGCTCGTGGCCGTGACTGAGAAGCGGACGAAGGCAGAGATGGACCAATTGGCATCTGCAATCTCCTCCACAACAGTGGGCGCAGCTGCGGCCTCAATGTGA
- the gcvPB gene encoding aminomethyl-transferring glycine dehydrogenase subunit GcvPB, giving the protein MRNTRDAQLLFDLSKPGRRAGRLPACDVPVKPPAELLPAGALATAPPALPEVTEPQIVRHFVNLSTLNMSVDTHFYPLGSCTMKYNPKRNERAAAMPGFADLHPLSPDEAVQGMLHVLYQMQQYLSEISGLPACSLQPAAGAHGEYAALLVAAAYFRDRGELEQRRRVLVPDNAHGTNPASAVMAGFDTVAVKTLPNGGVDMDDFRAKLDDRCAVLMITNPNTVGIFEPNMRTIADEVHAVGGLVYLDGANMNAILGIARPGDFGADMQHYNPHKTFSGPHGGGGPGAGPICVTEALAPYLPTPIVRRRGVSRDAASGARGNSHEYCLDHDAPKSIGRVRSFFGNVGVLLRAYCYIRTHGPDGLKRVSENAVLNANYLLARVKHILPVPQGDRCMHEFVASGSKLKKEKGVAAMDVAKRLLDYGYHAPTVYFPLTVPEAIMVEPTETESKETLDAFAQALFRITEESPELLHEAPHSTAVSRPDEVQAARSPCLCAPWTETAAD; this is encoded by the coding sequence ATGCGTAACACCCGCGACGCCCAACTGTTGTTCGATCTCTCCAAGCCCGGCCGCCGCGCGGGCCGGCTGCCGGCTTGCGACGTGCCGGTTAAGCCGCCCGCGGAGTTGTTGCCGGCCGGCGCCCTCGCGACCGCGCCGCCCGCGCTCCCCGAGGTGACCGAGCCGCAGATCGTGCGGCACTTCGTCAATCTCTCGACCTTGAACATGTCCGTCGACACCCACTTCTACCCGCTGGGGAGTTGTACGATGAAGTACAACCCCAAGCGCAACGAACGGGCCGCGGCGATGCCGGGGTTCGCCGACCTCCATCCGCTCTCCCCCGACGAGGCGGTCCAGGGGATGCTCCACGTGCTGTACCAGATGCAGCAGTATCTGTCGGAGATCTCGGGCCTGCCGGCGTGCTCGCTCCAACCGGCGGCCGGGGCGCACGGGGAATACGCGGCCCTGTTGGTGGCGGCCGCCTACTTCCGCGATCGCGGGGAACTTGAGCAGCGCCGCCGGGTGCTTGTGCCCGACAACGCCCACGGCACGAACCCCGCGAGCGCCGTCATGGCGGGCTTCGACACGGTGGCCGTGAAGACCCTCCCCAACGGCGGGGTCGATATGGACGACTTCCGCGCGAAGCTCGACGACCGCTGCGCGGTCCTGATGATCACCAACCCCAACACGGTCGGCATCTTCGAACCGAACATGCGCACGATCGCCGACGAGGTCCACGCGGTCGGCGGGCTGGTCTACCTCGACGGGGCCAACATGAACGCGATCCTGGGGATCGCCCGCCCGGGCGACTTCGGCGCCGACATGCAGCACTACAATCCCCACAAGACCTTCAGCGGCCCTCACGGCGGCGGCGGCCCCGGCGCCGGTCCCATCTGCGTCACCGAGGCGCTGGCCCCCTACCTGCCGACGCCGATCGTGCGTCGTCGCGGCGTAAGCCGCGACGCGGCGAGCGGAGCGCGCGGCAATTCGCACGAGTACTGCCTCGACCACGACGCCCCAAAATCCATCGGGCGCGTGCGCTCCTTCTTCGGCAACGTCGGAGTCCTCTTGCGGGCGTACTGCTACATCCGCACGCACGGCCCCGACGGATTGAAACGAGTCAGCGAGAACGCAGTCCTCAACGCGAACTACCTCTTGGCGCGCGTAAAACACATCCTCCCCGTGCCGCAAGGAGACCGCTGCATGCACGAGTTCGTCGCGAGCGGATCGAAGCTGAAGAAGGAAAAGGGGGTCGCCGCGATGGACGTCGCCAAGCGGCTGCTCGATTACGGATATCATGCCCCAACGGTCTACTTTCCGCTGACGGTGCCCGAGGCGATCATGGTCGAGCCGACCGAGACCGAAAGCAAGGAGACGCTCGACGCGTTCGCGCAAGCTTTGTTCCGAATCACCGAGGAGAGTCCCGAACTGCTCCACGAAGCCCCCCACAGCACGGCCGTCAGCCGTCCCGACGAAGTCCAAGCCGCCCGCTCGCCGTGTTTGTGCGCGCCGTGGACCGAAACTGCCGCCGATTGA
- a CDS encoding FHA domain-containing protein has product MDVILKVLEGAKNGAKVAVKKAEFTIGRSQECTLCAGSSAVSRQHCVILRSENRVAVKDLGSRNGTLVNGVKAEGEVELKSGDELIVGPLKFLVMITSGIANEKKPQVKSVAEAVERVATSNSGNLDVDDISGWLLGPASPAGAETQTMLMDDTNAGKLQSAVAEALANDSDESDVAEEAEAEPDEGAEDGKKKKKEAGKLPKFSSQPQTKDSREAAMEALRNWNRRR; this is encoded by the coding sequence ATGGACGTCATTCTGAAAGTCCTCGAAGGCGCCAAGAACGGCGCCAAGGTCGCGGTCAAGAAGGCCGAATTCACGATCGGCCGCAGCCAGGAATGTACGCTCTGCGCCGGCTCGAGCGCCGTCAGTCGCCAACACTGCGTCATCCTCCGCAGCGAGAACCGCGTGGCGGTCAAGGATCTCGGCAGCCGCAACGGCACGCTTGTCAACGGCGTGAAGGCCGAGGGCGAGGTTGAACTCAAGAGCGGCGACGAACTGATCGTCGGCCCGCTGAAGTTCCTCGTGATGATTACCTCGGGAATCGCCAACGAGAAGAAGCCGCAGGTCAAGTCCGTCGCCGAGGCGGTCGAGCGCGTGGCGACCAGCAACTCGGGCAACCTCGACGTCGACGACATCTCGGGCTGGTTGCTCGGCCCCGCGAGCCCGGCCGGCGCCGAAACGCAGACCATGCTGATGGACGACACGAACGCGGGAAAGCTTCAGTCCGCCGTGGCCGAGGCCCTCGCCAACGACTCCGACGAGTCCGACGTCGCGGAAGAGGCCGAGGCGGAACCGGATGAGGGCGCGGAGGACGGCAAGAAGAAGAAAAAGGAGGCCGGCAAGCTTCCCAAGTTCTCGTCGCAGCCGCAGACCAAAGACAGCCGCGAAGCCGCGATGGAAGCCCTGCGGAACTGGAATCGGCGCCGGTAA
- a CDS encoding tetratricopeptide repeat protein encodes MTSTALNAEGVRLYQRGDYVQSVDKFQKAIAANPREGTSYYNLAAAMHKSGKTYNRPQDLQQAERLYNQCLDYDGNHADCYRGLAVLLTETGRQDAAFRLLDGWAARSPQNPESRIELARLLEESQNYPLATTRLVEALSIDPNNARALTALGRLREMAGDKTQALANYQRSLAANRFQPEVAARVAALQAAGAGNAPMFAAPQQPTRTVDRWNDAVRY; translated from the coding sequence ATGACCTCGACCGCGCTGAACGCCGAGGGGGTCCGGTTGTATCAGCGGGGGGACTACGTGCAGAGCGTCGACAAATTCCAGAAGGCGATCGCCGCCAACCCTCGCGAGGGGACCAGCTACTACAATCTCGCCGCGGCCATGCACAAGAGCGGCAAGACTTACAACCGGCCCCAGGACCTGCAGCAGGCCGAGCGGCTCTACAACCAGTGCCTTGATTACGACGGCAATCACGCCGACTGCTACCGCGGACTGGCCGTGCTGCTGACCGAGACCGGCCGGCAGGACGCGGCGTTCCGGTTGCTCGACGGCTGGGCGGCGCGTAGCCCGCAGAACCCCGAGTCGCGGATTGAGTTGGCCCGACTGCTCGAAGAGTCGCAGAACTACCCGCTGGCCACGACGCGCCTGGTCGAGGCGTTGTCGATCGATCCCAACAACGCTCGGGCGCTGACGGCCCTGGGTCGCCTGCGCGAGATGGCCGGCGACAAGACGCAGGCCTTGGCGAACTATCAGCGGTCGCTCGCGGCGAACCGGTTCCAACCCGAGGTCGCGGCCCGGGTGGCCGCTCTGCAAGCCGCCGGCGCCGGCAACGCCCCCATGTTCGCCGCCCCGCAACAACCGACGCGAACCGTCGACCGCTGGAACGACGCGGTCCGGTATTAG
- a CDS encoding glycosyltransferase, which translates to MHFILTGLGSYGDVLPMAGLAATLVERGHRVQLAASPYFREVVAATGAELIELGTVDDYLGLVNDPRLWHPTRGFHVVYGYTAKTLSALYRTLAAHSIPGETIHAAHGIDFASRLLQERFGNPLATVHFAPIALCSVEDLPAFIGSPPAWALPRWARRGLYWAVDRLVIDRFIGPPLNALRSELGLSPVKRVFTSWASSPTRIVALFPEWFSSDPGDWSPQVRQVGFPLYDAATDASMSEEVETFLSAGEPPIVFAPGSANAQAKEFFAAAAQACRLLDRRGMLVTKYAEQLPPSLPAGVERFGFVPFSRLLPRAAAIVHHGGIGTCGQSLAAGIPQVVTPLGFDQLDNGRRLERLGVAAIVPSKRISARRLAAALGPLISSEAVRSRCRDLAGCCNGVASRIAACDLLEQLARPEAPVPQPDI; encoded by the coding sequence ATGCACTTCATCTTGACCGGATTGGGAAGCTACGGGGACGTCCTGCCGATGGCGGGGCTTGCCGCGACCCTCGTCGAGCGCGGTCACCGCGTGCAACTGGCCGCGAGCCCTTACTTTCGCGAGGTTGTCGCGGCAACGGGGGCCGAGCTCATCGAGCTGGGGACCGTCGACGACTATCTCGGCTTGGTGAACGATCCCCGGCTGTGGCATCCCACGCGCGGATTTCACGTGGTCTACGGCTACACGGCCAAGACCCTCTCCGCCTTGTACCGCACGCTGGCCGCGCACAGCATCCCCGGCGAGACGATCCACGCGGCGCACGGCATCGATTTCGCCAGTCGACTGCTGCAGGAGCGGTTCGGCAATCCGCTGGCCACCGTCCATTTTGCCCCGATCGCGCTGTGCAGCGTCGAGGACTTGCCGGCGTTCATCGGATCGCCGCCGGCTTGGGCCCTGCCGCGGTGGGCGCGGCGGGGGTTGTACTGGGCGGTCGACCGATTGGTGATCGATCGCTTCATCGGCCCGCCGCTGAACGCCTTGCGGAGCGAGCTCGGCTTGTCGCCGGTGAAGCGGGTCTTCACCTCGTGGGCGAGTTCCCCGACGCGGATCGTGGCGCTCTTCCCCGAATGGTTCTCGTCCGATCCGGGCGACTGGTCGCCGCAGGTGCGGCAGGTCGGCTTCCCGCTGTACGACGCGGCGACCGACGCCAGCATGTCGGAGGAGGTGGAGACCTTTCTCTCTGCGGGCGAACCGCCGATCGTATTCGCCCCCGGTTCGGCCAACGCGCAGGCGAAGGAGTTCTTCGCCGCCGCGGCCCAGGCGTGTCGGTTGCTTGATCGACGCGGCATGCTCGTGACGAAGTACGCCGAGCAATTGCCGCCGTCCCTTCCCGCGGGGGTCGAGCGGTTCGGCTTCGTGCCGTTCAGCCGGCTGTTGCCGCGGGCGGCGGCGATTGTTCACCACGGCGGCATCGGCACGTGCGGCCAAAGTCTGGCCGCGGGGATCCCGCAGGTGGTCACGCCCTTGGGATTCGACCAACTCGACAACGGCCGGCGCTTGGAGCGACTCGGCGTGGCCGCGATTGTGCCGAGCAAAAGGATCTCGGCCCGTCGACTGGCCGCGGCGCTCGGGCCGTTGATTTCGTCTGAAGCTGTGCGATCCCGCTGCCGCGACTTGGCCGGCTGCTGCAACGGCGTCGCATCGCGCATCGCCGCCTGCGATTTGCTCGAACAACTCGCTCGGCCTGAGGCCCCCGTTCCCCAACCCGACATTTAG
- a CDS encoding DUF885 domain-containing protein — protein MIRRFGSVVLALVVVCGGEAACGDAVSEFRKLLDDMWEFGLVEDPLFATSVGDRRADDKLPEVSLAAAARRRAADVKFQQRLTAIVRTDLPPAEQTNYDVLARQLREGLAEYEFQSHLTPITNRSGFHIEFPDVRTQIPLTTTRDFENYVARLRAFPEFAAGHVELMRAGVAAERTLPAVILKGWEEAVETHVVDDPAKSVFYEPLVAIPPTVPASEHERLRTAARAAIAEGIVPGYRLFRDFMRDEYVPAARGTIGASALPRGREFYRHRVRMFTTLDVTPEEVHRLGLAEVERLRGEMTAIVAKVEFDGDLAAFIDHLRNEPRYYAETPEELLKEAATILKRIDGELPALFGKLPRMPYGLKPIPAYIAPRTTSAYYMRPTGDGTKSGTFYLNTYNLKSRPLYALESLALHEAVPGHHLQIALQQEMEDLPEFRRYANFTAFIEGWALYAERLGLEVGMYEDPRSDFGRLSMEMWRACRLVVDTGMHDLGWTRAQAIEFMKQNSAESLHNIEAEIDRYIGWPGQALAYKVGQMKISSLRAQAEAELGERFDVRGFHDAVLAGGSVPLDVLERSVAAWIEHVQNSQTGGG, from the coding sequence ATGATTCGTCGATTCGGCAGTGTTGTGCTCGCGCTGGTCGTCGTTTGCGGCGGCGAGGCGGCTTGCGGCGACGCGGTTTCGGAGTTTCGCAAGTTGCTCGACGACATGTGGGAGTTCGGCCTCGTCGAGGATCCGCTCTTTGCCACGTCGGTCGGCGATCGCCGCGCCGACGACAAACTGCCGGAGGTCTCGCTGGCGGCGGCGGCGCGGCGGCGCGCGGCCGACGTGAAGTTCCAGCAGCGATTGACTGCGATCGTGCGAACCGACTTGCCGCCGGCCGAGCAAACGAACTACGACGTCCTCGCTCGACAGCTTCGCGAAGGGCTCGCCGAGTACGAGTTCCAGAGCCACCTGACCCCGATCACCAATCGCTCGGGATTTCACATCGAGTTCCCCGACGTCCGCACGCAGATCCCCCTGACGACGACACGGGACTTCGAGAACTACGTCGCTCGGCTCCGGGCGTTTCCGGAGTTTGCCGCCGGGCATGTCGAGCTGATGCGGGCCGGCGTCGCGGCCGAGCGGACGTTGCCGGCGGTGATTCTCAAGGGGTGGGAGGAAGCGGTCGAAACGCACGTCGTCGACGACCCCGCCAAGAGCGTCTTCTACGAACCCCTGGTCGCGATTCCTCCGACCGTCCCGGCGAGCGAGCACGAGCGACTGCGCACCGCGGCCCGCGCGGCGATCGCCGAGGGGATCGTGCCGGGATATCGCTTGTTTCGCGACTTCATGCGCGACGAGTACGTGCCGGCGGCGCGGGGTACGATTGGCGCCTCGGCTTTGCCCCGGGGACGGGAGTTCTATCGCCACCGCGTGCGGATGTTCACCACGCTGGACGTGACCCCCGAGGAGGTCCACCGCCTGGGCCTGGCTGAGGTTGAGCGTTTGCGAGGCGAGATGACCGCGATTGTCGCCAAGGTCGAGTTCGACGGCGACTTAGCGGCGTTCATCGACCACCTGCGGAACGAACCCCGCTACTACGCCGAGACCCCCGAGGAGCTGCTCAAGGAGGCGGCGACGATCCTCAAGCGAATCGACGGCGAGCTGCCCGCCTTGTTCGGCAAGCTGCCGCGGATGCCGTACGGGCTGAAGCCGATTCCCGCGTACATCGCGCCGCGGACCACCAGCGCGTACTACATGCGGCCCACCGGGGACGGGACCAAGTCGGGGACGTTCTACCTGAACACCTACAACCTCAAGTCGCGTCCGTTGTACGCGCTCGAGTCGCTCGCCCTGCATGAGGCGGTGCCGGGGCACCACCTGCAGATCGCCCTGCAGCAGGAGATGGAGGACCTGCCCGAATTTCGGCGCTACGCCAACTTCACGGCGTTCATCGAGGGCTGGGCGCTGTACGCCGAGCGATTGGGATTGGAGGTCGGCATGTACGAGGACCCGCGGAGCGACTTCGGCCGGCTGTCGATGGAGATGTGGCGGGCGTGCCGGCTGGTCGTCGACACGGGGATGCATGACTTGGGTTGGACCCGCGCTCAGGCGATCGAGTTCATGAAGCAGAACTCCGCCGAGTCGCTTCACAACATCGAGGCGGAGATCGACCGATATATCGGCTGGCCGGGGCAGGCGCTCGCGTACAAGGTGGGACAGATGAAAATCAGCTCGCTCCGCGCCCAGGCCGAGGCGGAGTTGGGCGAGCGGTTTGACGTCCGAGGTTTCCACGACGCGGTCCTCGCCGGCGGATCGGTCCCGCTGGACGTGCTCGAACGCAGCGTCGCGGCGTGGATCGAGCATGTGCAGAACTCTCAGACCGGCGGCGGATGA
- a CDS encoding DinB family protein, with amino-acid sequence MSLEERGSQQGGDAPCPPADGGSIVAVRLSIALERLVLARRVTEQFLADLTPAEWFWSPPQYPTHVAWQVMHIAASQYSLCFRRIRGVLPEDEAWFPAAYVAQFGLGSQPQLDPTANPSLDEIRRTFDGVYQRVLAEAPTYAESSLAETVDPPHPVFQTKLGSLEYASHHEGVHAGQIAMLRRLMHKKPLR; translated from the coding sequence ATGTCACTGGAAGAGCGTGGTTCGCAACAGGGGGGCGACGCCCCTTGTCCGCCGGCGGACGGCGGTTCGATTGTTGCGGTGCGTTTGAGCATTGCGTTGGAGCGGCTCGTGCTGGCACGGCGAGTGACCGAGCAGTTTCTGGCCGATCTGACGCCCGCGGAGTGGTTTTGGTCGCCCCCGCAGTACCCGACCCACGTCGCGTGGCAGGTGATGCACATTGCGGCGTCGCAGTATTCACTGTGCTTTCGCCGCATCCGCGGCGTCTTGCCCGAGGACGAGGCGTGGTTTCCGGCGGCTTACGTCGCCCAGTTCGGGCTGGGAAGCCAGCCGCAACTCGACCCGACGGCGAATCCGTCGCTGGACGAGATTCGCCGAACGTTCGACGGCGTCTACCAACGCGTGCTGGCCGAGGCGCCGACGTATGCCGAATCGAGTCTGGCCGAGACGGTCGACCCGCCGCACCCCGTGTTCCAGACGAAGCTCGGCTCGCTCGAATACGCTTCGCACCACGAGGGGGTGCACGCGGGACAGATCGCGATGCTGCGTCGGCTGATGCACAAGAAACCCCTGCGATGA